The Misgurnus anguillicaudatus chromosome 15, ASM2758022v2, whole genome shotgun sequence genome has a window encoding:
- the LOC141349776 gene encoding V-set and immunoglobulin domain-containing protein 10-like 2, with protein MGITRFSPPLFCFLLVFVQGLDIPDPDPDEIEYIRQEVDAKVNSTVYFHCGSDMPTFFIWVFSRPGTEKNEPLAYNYGQGSKLLPLASTLGEISLLSNTSTLVIEGVLGEAEGVYTCQALHNMDDTPRVTFYYNQLNLQDDEEEGRESGSQLDTTYGTATKQEHQNVDDHI; from the exons ATGGGGATTACACGGTTCTCCCCCCCGCTCTTTTGCTTCCTCTTGGTTTTCGTACAAG GTCTAGATATCCCTGACCCTGACCCAGATGAAATCGAGTATATCAGGCAAGAGGTGGATGCAAAAGTAAACAGCACTGTGTATTTTCACTGTGGATCTGACATGCCGACATTCTTCATCTGGGTCTTCTCCAGACCGGGCACAGAGAAAAATGAGCCTCTGGCCTACAATTACGGGCAAGGCTCCAAACTCCTTCCATTGGCCAGCACCCTGGGAGAGATTTCCCTGCTCTCCAACACATCCACCCTGGTCATTGAGGGGGTCTTGGGTGAGGCTGAAGGGGTCTACACCTGCCAGGCCCTACACAACATGGATGATACCCCTAGAGTTACGTTTTACTACAACCAGCTGAATCTGCAGGATGATGAGGAGGAAGGCAGGGAGTCAGGGTCTCAACTTGACACCACTTATGGGACAGCTACTAAGCAGGAACATCAGAATGTGGATGATCACATTTAG